From the genome of Chelmon rostratus isolate fCheRos1 chromosome 1, fCheRos1.pri, whole genome shotgun sequence, one region includes:
- the tmem276b gene encoding transmembrane protein 178B produces the protein MAAMKILTGTGLFLAFCALGLLAMAICTDYWYETDARRHRERCKNYANKRNDPGYIYISPHNLPLQMPPKSLERKGSGPDAGALIRGKRHFLAAASAMESHCSRQFNSTISGLWRKCHREGFDLETEDLIYKGIIQRCTPVKYHYSSSILPRNLPINITKTIRQDEWHALHLRRMTAGFVGMAVSIILFGWIIGVLGCCQQHDLMQYVAGLLFLMGGTCCIISLCTCVAGINFELSRYPRYMYGLPEDISHGYGWSMFCAWGGLGLTLLAGFLCTLAPSLSTPARTTTHKPRQENGTV, from the exons ATGGCCGCTATGAAAATATTAACAGGCACAGGGCTCTTCCTGGCGTTCTGTGCGCTGGGGCTGCTCGCCATGGCGATCTGCACCGATTATTGGTACGAGACCGACGCGAGGAGACATCGGGAGAGGTGTAAAAACTATGCCAACAAGCGAAACGACCCGGGGTACATCTACATTTCACCCCACAACCTCCCCCTCCAGATGCCTCCAAAGAGCCTGGAGAGGAAAGGTAGCGGCCCAGATGCTGGTGCTCTCATCAGGGGGAAGCGGCACTTCCTGGCCGCAGCGTCTGCCATGGAGTCTCACTGCAGTCGGCAGTTTAACTCCACCATCTCCGGGCTCTGGAGGAAGTGTCACCGGGAAGGCTTCGACCTGGAGACCGAGGACCTTATATACAAAG GAATTATTCAAAGATGCACCCCAGTCAAGTATCACTACTCCTCGTCCATCCTACCGCGAAATTTACCCATCAACATCACAAAGACCATACGACAGGATGAGTGGCACGCACTCC ATCTAAGAAGAATGACGGCTGGCTTCGTTGGCATGGCTGTGTCCATCATTCTTTTTGGCTGGATCATTGGAGTGCTGGGATGCTGCCAGCAGCATGACCTCATGCAATATGTAGCTGGGCTACTCTTTCTCATGGGAG gaacatgCTGCATCATCTCCTTGTGCACATGTGTGGCGGGAATCAACTTCGAGTTATCCCGCTACCCCCGCTACATGTACGGCCTCCCTGAGGACATTAGCCATGGCTATGGCTGGTCCATGTTTTGTGCCTGGGGGGGCCTCGGTCTCACATTGCTGGCTGGCTTCCTCTGCACCTTGGCCCCCTCCCTGAGCACACCCGCTCGCACGACGACCCACAAGCCGAGGCAGGAGAATGGAACCGTGTGA